In Desulforegula conservatrix Mb1Pa, the genomic stretch GGTGTTCCGGTTCTGGAACCCGCCGGAATAAAAATAGGCGCATACAAGACGCTCATCAGATCACTCAAGACAAAATCCATAGGAATGGGCGGAGACAGTTTTGTAAGGGTGGAAGATGGTGAAGTAAAGATAGGGCCTGAACGTAAAGGCCCGGCAATGGCTTTTGGAGGATCATCGCCTACTCCCACAGACGCGCTTTTCGTTCTTGGCCTTGCATCAGATGGAGACAAGACTGCCGCTGAAAAAGGAATATCCGAAATTGCCGAAAAAACAGACAGAACCCTGATCGAAGCTGCTGATGAAATATTCAGGTCAACTTGCAGGCAGATTATTGAATGCGCCGACGAAATGATAGACGAGATAAATTCAAGGCCTGTTTACACAATCCATGACTTCATTGAAAGCTACCAGATAAACCCTGGACTCATTATGGTTATGGGCGGCCCTGCCAGCCTTTTCGCTCCGATGCTTGAAGAAATGTCAGGAATAGAAACAGTAGCGGTTCCATCATGGGGTGTTGCAAGCGCACTCGGAGCTGGTCTTTCAAGACCAACCTGTGAGGTTACGTTCTTTGCTGACACGGAAAGAGGAATTGCCATAGCACCAGAAGAAAATTTTTCTATGGAAGTGAAGCACAATTTTGTAAAGACGGACGCATACTCAAAGGCTTGTGAGCTTCTGAAGAAAAAAGCCGCACTTCACGGCGGGCTAATGGAAGATTCCCAGATTGAGACACTGGAAGACCTATCCTTCAATATGATCAGGGGCTACAGAAGCTCAGGCAAAAACATAAGAATCAGGGTGCAGATAAAACCTGGACTAATGCCTGGATTTGAAAGCATTGCCCAATCGTAGGATTAAAGAGTCTTTTACTCGTAATCTTACAAAAACCGAGCCTCCGGCGGGTCGCTTTTTTGAAAAAAAGCTCCGCAAAAAACTTAAAATATTTTTGATTATAAATGTAGGTTGCGTGACGCTTTTCCACGCACCGTTTTTGTCAGCCAAATGGTGCGAACAATGAAAACACACACCTTACATGGCTGAAGCCTGAATATATTTGGTCAACAATCAAATAATTGGAGCCTGATATGAAAGCTTTGAAAAAAACAGGACTTGTATTTTTCCCTGCATTTGACTGGGCGATTGATCCGACACATCCTGAAAGGGAAGAACGCCTTTTATACACCCAGGATCAAGTTTTTGAGGAAGGGCTTCTCGACATAGACGGCATAATCGAATACAAACCTGGTATGATAACTGACCATGAAGTGGGAAGAACCCATTTCTGTCTTACCAAACCCAAGCATGTCATGACCGAATCCCATTATATAAGCGCAGGAGGCGCTAAAACCATTGCCAGGGCCTTCATGGAAAAAGAAATAGATAACGGGTTCGCGCTGGTGAGACCTCCGGGGCATCATGCGATGAGGATGGTTCATGGTGGCCGGGGCTTCTGTAATGTAAATAATGAAGCCATAATGATCGAAATCTTAAGAAGCGAATACGGAGTCAAAAGAATCGCCATTGTTGACACAGATTGTCATCATGGGGATGGAACCCAGGATATTTTCTGGCATGATCCTGACGTTCTTTTCATTTCGCTTCACCAGGATGGGAGAACTCTTTATCCAGGATCAGGCTTTACCAACGAATTCGGCGGCCCGAATGCCGCAGGATACACCATAAATATCCCTCTGCCTCCAGGCACTTCAGAAGAAGGTTATCTTTATACAATTCAAAACTGCGTACTGCCCATTTTAGAGGATTTCAAGCCTGAAATAATCGTCAATTCCGCTGGTCAGGACAATCATTATTCAGACCCTATCACGAACATGAATTTCTCGGCCCAGGGTTACGCAAAACTCACAACAATGCTCAAGCCCGACATTGCGGTACTTGAGGGCGGATATTCCATCGAAGGCGCCCTGCCATATGTTAACGCCGGAATAATTCTTTCCATGGCAGGCCTGGATTACAGCAAAGTTACAGAACCTGGATATGATCCTGAAAGAATCAAGGAAGACTTAAGAACCCTTGATGCAATCAAAAAAACCTGCGATCAGGTTCTCCAGATATGGGATATGAGGGATGAACTTAAGATAAAAGCATACGGCGAGAAACCATTTTATGAAAGAAGCCGAAGCATAACATACGACACGGACGGAATATGGGAGCGACAGTCTGAAATTCTGAGGTCATGCGAAGAGTGCGGAGGGACTTTCAAGATAAGATCATCATCAGACAGGGATTACAGCATGGCAGGAATCCATATTCCTGTGGGAGCCTGCGACAAATGCAAGGAAATCGGCTACAGCTGGTATGATGCAGAAAACGGCGACGGTCATAATATTGTCTGCCTCCAGGACAGGCCAAAGGACGAGTTTCATAAGAAAAAAGGTAATAAAAAATAAAATTCAAATGAAACAAAGACCATATTACCGTCAGGCAAAAATAATTGAAAACCTGAAACTCAGGGCAAAGCTGATTCAGGCTGTCCGGGATTTCTTCACGGAAAACGGCTATCTTGAGGTTGAAACGCCTGTGAGGCTGCCGTCACTCGCGCCAGAAGTACATATAGATCCTGTGGAATCTTCGGAATGGTTCCTCCAGACATCACCAGAGATCTGCATGAAAAGGCTTCTTGCTGCCGGATATGATCGCATTTTCCAGATCTGCAAATGTTTCAGAAAAGGTGAAAGGGGCAGAAAGCATGTTCCTGAGCTTACGATGCTGGAATGGTACAGAAAAGGAGCCGACTACAATATTCTGATGGATGAGACAGAAGCTCTGGTGAAATTTGTGGCTGAAAGACTGGGCTCAATAAAGACGGTTTCCTTCGACGGCCATGAAGTGAATATTTCAGGAGACTGGCAAAGAATTACCGTTAATCAGGCCTACGAAAAATATTCTGAAATATCTGCATCAGAAGCACTTAAAAATGACAGATTCGATGAAATCATGGGACTTGAGATAGAACCCAATCTTGGAACCAAGGCCCCATGTTTTCTTCATGATTATCCGTCAAGCTGCGCTGCTCTTTCACGCATTTCAAAAAAAGACCCGTCCGTTGCTGAAAGATTCGAGCTTTACATTGCAGGACTCGAGCTTTGCAACGCATTTTCTGAGTTGACGGATCATGTCGAGCAGAGACAGAGATTTGAGGCTGATTTCGAGGAAAGAATGAAAACAGGAAAAATTACAGCTCCAATACCTGAAAAATTTCTCGAAAGTCTGCCAATGATGCCGGTCTCCGCAGGCTGCGCACTTGGAATAGATCGGCTCGTGATGCTGTTTGCAGGTGCTTCAGACATAGACAGTGTTGTCAGCTTTACGCCTGAGGAGCTATAAATGTTTTCTACGAGCTGGTTGGTGCGCAACCCTTGCGGTTTGAGCACCCTACATATGGCATCTTCACTCAAAAACCTAAAGACCACCTCTAAAATCAATGAAATTTTTTAAGGGCTTCTTTACAAAAAAGGCGACCAGCCGGAGTTCTCCCATACAAACCAACGCTATGCTTGGATCTTTTCTATCCTGCATGGCACATATCTGTGAAAAGGAGTCGCAGCAAACCTGTCTCTATGGGTATTTTTTGTCAATCTGTTGACATTAACTCCGTATTCAACACCTTTATATTTAAGGCCAAAACCGTGGGGGATAAGAACCTGACCTTTTCTTGCGTCTTCTGTAATTTCAAGTTCGAGATCAGCGCATGATGCTTCAGTCGTTATTCTAACCTTTTCTCCGTCGATCATATTGAGTAAGGCAGCATCATCAGGATTCATGGCAAGAGTGCAGGCTCTTCTATCCTTATTCCAGTCAGGCTTTCGCATTAAAGTATTTGCGTTGTTTGGGGTATGACGACCGGCATTAAGAATAAAAGGGTATTCAGGATCAGTGGCAACAGCTTTTGCTTCAGATTCAGGGGTTATTTCTTTCATCCATTCTTCCATCTCAGGAATATAAATATTGATTTTCCCATCTTCAGTTTTTATTTCTTTCAGATTGTTTTCAAAGACAGATTTTCCAACCCATAATCCTTCAGGATGACTGGTAATCTCATTGAACATTTTTTCTGCCCATTCAATTCTTGGAGATAGTATGGCTAATGGCGCAAGGCTCTGATATTTTGCAGCCCCTATCATGGCTGTATATAAAAGCTTGAGCTTTAAACTGATCCCAGGACTACCTGAGCGGAGTACTTCTGCCCTTGAAGCATTTTTCATAACATTACCAGGAGCTGAAAGAAGAAGAGCCCAAAGCGCAGCCTTGTTTCCTGATTTCATTTCTTTACCAAGGGTTTTTGATATGACATGGGGCATGACTTTTATCACTTGTTTATTCTTTGCGGCAAAAGAAAAAAGGGCTGTGGCATAGGTCATTCGGTCATGTTTTGCTGCTTTATACAAATAATCTGGAATTTCAGGTATAAGACCGGCAGCTTCAGCAATACCTGTCATTATTTCTCCGGCTTCAAGTGCTTCTCCTTCTGCCTCCAGTATTGGGTGCCTCATCTGAAAAAAGACTTCAGGGTAATGCCATGCAAAAAACGTCGCATCCCATGCTTCATATCCTGATTTTGATGGAAGAACATAGTCTGAAACCTCGGCCGTTTCAGTCATTGCAAGCTCAATGGTAACAAGCAGATCAAGCTTTTTGAACGCGTCTTCGAATGCGGTTGTGTCGGCATAGGATCTCAAGGGATTGGAGCCTGATGCTATTACTGCCCTGAGTCTTTCCGGGTGTTCGGATAATATTTCTTCGGGCATGACATTAGGCGGGAATGCCCCATTTATTGCCGGTATATCTGTTGCCATGGTTCTCCAAACTTTAGGATCACGTTCATCAGTATGGGAGCCGAGAGGAACAAATGTTCCTGGAATTACATTCCCGCCTGGGACACATATCCTGCCGCAAATTGTTGCGAGAATCATGTATAAATATGCCGTCATAGTGCTATGGCGGTTCATATGAACCCCCAAATCAAAATGCATACACCAGTTTTTTGTTGTAAGTTTTCTGCAAAGATTCTTTACATCGTTGTAATCAACATCACAGACTTCAAGGGCTTTTTTAACATCAAAATTTTTGAACCAGGGTCTTATACTCTCAAAACCAGAAACATTATTTCCAATATAGTCCTTCTTCTCCCATCCTTCTTGAACTATTAAGGCAATCATTGCTCTGGCAAGAAGCGCATCGGTTCCAGGCTTCAATGGAATATGAATATCTGCAATTTTTGCTGTTTCAGATTTCCTAGGATCAATTATGGCTACGATCTTATCAGGATTTTGAGAAAACTCTTTTAAAATGATCGGTGCTCTTGGCATCTGGTGGCTTACCATTCCATTCCATCCAATTCCAAGAATCATGTCACCATGATGTTCATCAGGTATACAGAATCTGTTCTGGCGACCTGTCATTCTTCCGCAAACCCAGAAATAACCAGTAAGTTCCTGGGCAAGAGGGTTGTAATTATATCTGGAACCAAGATTTTTCATGAGATTCATGCCAAAGGCAGCCTCAAAATGGCAGCCCTGGCCACCTCCGCCCATGTATGCGAAGGTTTTGGGGCCATGCTGATCAATGATCGATTTTAGTTTTGCCCCTATTTCTGAAAAAGCCTGCTCCCAGGATATTCTTACAAATCCATCAGGTGTTTTTTTGAGCGGATATTTAAGCCTGTCATCATGGTGCTGATGATTGGCAATGTTCATCCCTTTTCTGCATACATATCCAATGCTCTTGAGATTATCTTTATCAGGTCTGACCTTGACGATTTTATTGTTTTCTACCTGCACCTCAAGGCCGCAATTCTGGGCACAGAGAACACAGCTTGTTTTTCTAAATGATGCCATAAATCCCCCGGTATCATACCGTATTGATTAAGGTTTTATTTATAAATTTCGATTATCCTATCAAAAAAACGGTTAATGATTTCTATTTCTTCCATTGTAAACTGGCCGGTAAGTTTTCTGTTATTTTCTTTGACCATAGGTAAGGCCTGCTCACTTATAGTCCTGCCTTTTTCTGTTAAGAAAATATGATAGGCTCTACCGTCCTTTTCAGAGGCTACTTTTTGAATAAGACCATTTTTGCCCATTCTTTCGATCAGAGTCGTTATTGCTGATTTATTCTGGGATAATTCAATGCTTAGATCTTTAAGCAGACAACCATCATTGCTGCGCAGATAAAAAAGGGTCGCAATCTGTGTAATGGAAACACCGAACAGATCTGTAGCTTCGTGGTCAAAATAGTTAAGCAGTAGACGCTGTGCCTTATTTAGCTTAAAAAAAAGTCTTTTATCTTCAGTCATTTACGCTCTCTTTTCATGGCACGTATAAATTCCTAATATTATTTATATGCCGCCTTTCCATGTACCTGTAGAGAGACGGCAATGATCAACTTTATTTTTTATTGCTGACATTCATAGTGATGGCAGCAGTAAAAACTTCTTTTCCATCGGCGTCATATATAACAACCGGTACATCAATATTGCCTGTTGAGTTCCAGTCTATGCTATCTCCTTTTGCAATGGCCCTTAAATCAGTTTTTGCCTTCGCAAGATATTTTACTGTCATTCCAGTCGGAATCCACCTGGATGTATCCGGAATAGAAACATCTGTCATCATTCCTGCAACAAGCTCAGCAGCATTACACATTGCAATGGCATGAACAGTGCCTAAATGATTATGAATCTTTTTCTGGTTTGGAACATTAACTTCTGCGTAACCTGGCCTGAGGTCAACAAACATAGGGTCTATTGTACTGAAATAAGGTGCGAATTCGGTTGCAAGCTGCGTAAAAGCTTCATTTCCTGATGCTTTGTACATTTCTAATGTCTGGCTCATCTTGATTCCCTCCATTTATTATTATTTTAATAATCAAACTCAATCTTTTAAATTAGT encodes the following:
- a CDS encoding hydantoinase/oxoprolinase family protein — its product is MIIGLDIGGTHADAVLIDKDRILKQVKIPTDHSDLFSTVLEGLSKLTEGINTSEISRAVLSTTLTTNAIAEKKTDNAGMIIAAGPGLDPELFRMSKNYFIVEGALDHRGREIKKIDKNQVLAAAKKMKEKGVQHVGIVTKFSTRNPEHEKEIAALIAKDFDAVFMGHNVSGNLNFPRRIATTYLNASVYPVHKAFFEAVIKSLDEKGLKFPIHLLKADGGTMLFEASINQPAQTIQSGPAASVMGALASAPKDKDIIVLDIGGTTTDIAILISGVPVLEPAGIKIGAYKTLIRSLKTKSIGMGGDSFVRVEDGEVKIGPERKGPAMAFGGSSPTPTDALFVLGLASDGDKTAAEKGISEIAEKTDRTLIEAADEIFRSTCRQIIECADEMIDEINSRPVYTIHDFIESYQINPGLIMVMGGPASLFAPMLEEMSGIETVAVPSWGVASALGAGLSRPTCEVTFFADTERGIAIAPEENFSMEVKHNFVKTDAYSKACELLKKKAALHGGLMEDSQIETLEDLSFNMIRGYRSSGKNIRIRVQIKPGLMPGFESIAQS
- a CDS encoding histone deacetylase family protein: MKALKKTGLVFFPAFDWAIDPTHPEREERLLYTQDQVFEEGLLDIDGIIEYKPGMITDHEVGRTHFCLTKPKHVMTESHYISAGGAKTIARAFMEKEIDNGFALVRPPGHHAMRMVHGGRGFCNVNNEAIMIEILRSEYGVKRIAIVDTDCHHGDGTQDIFWHDPDVLFISLHQDGRTLYPGSGFTNEFGGPNAAGYTINIPLPPGTSEEGYLYTIQNCVLPILEDFKPEIIVNSAGQDNHYSDPITNMNFSAQGYAKLTTMLKPDIAVLEGGYSIEGALPYVNAGIILSMAGLDYSKVTEPGYDPERIKEDLRTLDAIKKTCDQVLQIWDMRDELKIKAYGEKPFYERSRSITYDTDGIWERQSEILRSCEECGGTFKIRSSSDRDYSMAGIHIPVGACDKCKEIGYSWYDAENGDGHNIVCLQDRPKDEFHKKKGNKK
- the epmA gene encoding EF-P lysine aminoacylase EpmA — translated: MKQRPYYRQAKIIENLKLRAKLIQAVRDFFTENGYLEVETPVRLPSLAPEVHIDPVESSEWFLQTSPEICMKRLLAAGYDRIFQICKCFRKGERGRKHVPELTMLEWYRKGADYNILMDETEALVKFVAERLGSIKTVSFDGHEVNISGDWQRITVNQAYEKYSEISASEALKNDRFDEIMGLEIEPNLGTKAPCFLHDYPSSCAALSRISKKDPSVAERFELYIAGLELCNAFSELTDHVEQRQRFEADFEERMKTGKITAPIPEKFLESLPMMPVSAGCALGIDRLVMLFAGASDIDSVVSFTPEEL
- a CDS encoding molybdopterin-containing oxidoreductase family protein, translating into MASFRKTSCVLCAQNCGLEVQVENNKIVKVRPDKDNLKSIGYVCRKGMNIANHQHHDDRLKYPLKKTPDGFVRISWEQAFSEIGAKLKSIIDQHGPKTFAYMGGGGQGCHFEAAFGMNLMKNLGSRYNYNPLAQELTGYFWVCGRMTGRQNRFCIPDEHHGDMILGIGWNGMVSHQMPRAPIILKEFSQNPDKIVAIIDPRKSETAKIADIHIPLKPGTDALLARAMIALIVQEGWEKKDYIGNNVSGFESIRPWFKNFDVKKALEVCDVDYNDVKNLCRKLTTKNWCMHFDLGVHMNRHSTMTAYLYMILATICGRICVPGGNVIPGTFVPLGSHTDERDPKVWRTMATDIPAINGAFPPNVMPEEILSEHPERLRAVIASGSNPLRSYADTTAFEDAFKKLDLLVTIELAMTETAEVSDYVLPSKSGYEAWDATFFAWHYPEVFFQMRHPILEAEGEALEAGEIMTGIAEAAGLIPEIPDYLYKAAKHDRMTYATALFSFAAKNKQVIKVMPHVISKTLGKEMKSGNKAALWALLLSAPGNVMKNASRAEVLRSGSPGISLKLKLLYTAMIGAAKYQSLAPLAILSPRIEWAEKMFNEITSHPEGLWVGKSVFENNLKEIKTEDGKINIYIPEMEEWMKEITPESEAKAVATDPEYPFILNAGRHTPNNANTLMRKPDWNKDRRACTLAMNPDDAALLNMIDGEKVRITTEASCADLELEITEDARKGQVLIPHGFGLKYKGVEYGVNVNRLTKNTHRDRFAATPFHRYVPCRIEKIQA
- a CDS encoding MarR family winged helix-turn-helix transcriptional regulator, translated to MTEDKRLFFKLNKAQRLLLNYFDHEATDLFGVSITQIATLFYLRSNDGCLLKDLSIELSQNKSAITTLIERMGKNGLIQKVASEKDGRAYHIFLTEKGRTISEQALPMVKENNRKLTGQFTMEEIEIINRFFDRIIEIYK
- a CDS encoding hotdog fold domain-containing protein; protein product: MSQTLEMYKASGNEAFTQLATEFAPYFSTIDPMFVDLRPGYAEVNVPNQKKIHNHLGTVHAIAMCNAAELVAGMMTDVSIPDTSRWIPTGMTVKYLAKAKTDLRAIAKGDSIDWNSTGNIDVPVVIYDADGKEVFTAAITMNVSNKK